The genome window CCGGATGTTTANNNNNNNNNNAAAAAAAGAGAATGGGGCCGGGTTTTTAATTACGGCATACCCCACAGATTCGATAAAGATGGGAGAAACGATATGGACAAAATCAAAATAGTTCATGACACAACGGGAAATACCTTGACTGTTTGGCTAACCGACCCCTCAAAGGAACATATTTGCGAAGAAACGTCAGATGAAGTCATTATCATGAAAGACAAAAATGGGGATGTTATCGGCTTTGAACTTCTCCATTACAAGCCCGCGGATAAATTTCCCGGATTGAATGTCGAAACCATTATTCAACCCGGCCCGATTTCAATCCACCCCTGATTCCCCGCCATTGGATCAAAATGTTATCAGGTCTTAACGAGCCGTTGCCCAAATCAACGAATTGGACAAGATGCCG of Deltaproteobacteria bacterium contains these proteins:
- a CDS encoding DUF2283 domain-containing protein, which produces MDKIKIVHDTTGNTLTVWLTDPSKEHICEETSDEVIIMKDKNGDVIGFELLHYKPADKFPGLNVETIIQPGPISIHP